The following coding sequences lie in one Mycobacterium sp. DL440 genomic window:
- a CDS encoding MFS transporter, whose amino-acid sequence MSEGVPLRSLVTTVFLPSAIFGIGQGAGAPVIALIARDLGASVSAAGFIVALVGLGAVLGDLPAGRMVARFGERRSIIVGSSLGTAGVLLSLVAWNPVVLGIGALLTGFSSAVWGLARQSYLAEAVGVEKRARAMATFALTWRLGYFVGPLIGAAVILAAGTRGGFIVQLIGIVVSGYLMARLADPPRAEGAVPGGARLGDIVRTHRALLGTLGLGALMMGAARASRDAVLPLWADHIGLSAATASVVFGIGALADLLCSYPAGMVMDRYGRRAMAVPSLLVIGASLFAVPFAGGVIAMTAVAVLMGVGNGLGNGVIMTLGADVAPAATRAEFLAAWRLMHDSGMFLGPLAIGGVAAVAPLGVAAAALGAVSCAGAATMHRFIPRFSPGRPIEPTH is encoded by the coding sequence GTGAGCGAGGGCGTCCCGCTCCGCTCCCTCGTCACCACCGTCTTCCTGCCGTCCGCGATCTTCGGGATCGGGCAGGGCGCAGGCGCACCCGTGATCGCCCTCATCGCACGGGATCTGGGCGCCTCGGTGAGCGCCGCCGGCTTCATCGTCGCGCTCGTCGGGCTCGGCGCGGTGCTCGGCGATCTGCCGGCCGGCCGTATGGTCGCCCGGTTCGGCGAGCGAAGGTCGATCATCGTCGGATCGTCGCTCGGCACGGCGGGTGTGCTGCTGTCCCTGGTGGCCTGGAATCCGGTGGTGCTCGGCATCGGCGCATTGCTCACCGGGTTCTCCAGTGCGGTATGGGGTTTGGCGCGGCAGAGCTATCTCGCCGAAGCCGTGGGCGTGGAGAAACGCGCCCGCGCGATGGCCACCTTCGCCCTGACCTGGCGGCTGGGCTACTTCGTCGGGCCCCTCATCGGGGCGGCGGTGATCCTGGCCGCCGGGACTCGGGGCGGGTTCATCGTGCAGTTGATCGGCATCGTGGTGTCGGGGTATCTGATGGCGCGGCTGGCCGATCCGCCGCGGGCCGAGGGCGCGGTGCCCGGCGGGGCGCGGCTCGGCGACATCGTGCGCACGCATCGCGCGCTCCTGGGCACCCTCGGGTTGGGCGCGCTGATGATGGGGGCGGCGCGGGCGTCCCGGGATGCGGTGCTGCCGTTGTGGGCCGATCACATCGGACTGAGCGCGGCGACCGCGTCGGTCGTGTTCGGCATCGGTGCATTGGCCGACCTGCTGTGCTCGTACCCGGCCGGGATGGTCATGGACCGCTATGGGCGGCGGGCGATGGCGGTGCCCTCGCTACTGGTGATCGGTGCGTCGTTGTTCGCGGTGCCGTTCGCCGGTGGGGTCATCGCCATGACGGCTGTGGCCGTGCTGATGGGCGTGGGCAACGGGCTGGGCAACGGCGTCATCATGACGCTGGGCGCCGATGTGGCGCCTGCTGCGACGCGGGCCGAGTTCCTGGCCGCCTGGCGGCTGATGCACGACAGCGGGATGTTCCTCGGGCCGCTGGCGATCGGTGGGGTGGCAGCCGTGGCCCCGCTGGGAGTGGCGGCGGCCGCCCTGGGCGCGGTGTCGTGCGCCGGAGCGGCCACCATGCACCGGTTCATTCCGAGGTTCTCGCCTGGCCGACCCATTGAGCCGACCCATTGA
- a CDS encoding YajQ family cyclic di-GMP-binding protein has protein sequence MADSSFDVVSKVDRQEVDNALNQAAKELSTRFDFRGTDTSIVWKGEEVIELTSSTEERVKAAVDVFKEKLIRRDISMKAFDAGEPQASGKTYKVSGDIKQGISSEEAKKITKLIRDDGPKGVKAQIQGEEIRVSSKKRDDLQAVQALLRGADLDVALQFVNYR, from the coding sequence ATGGCGGATTCCAGCTTCGACGTCGTCAGCAAGGTCGACCGTCAGGAGGTCGACAACGCGCTCAACCAGGCCGCCAAGGAACTTTCCACCCGGTTCGACTTCCGCGGCACCGACACCAGCATCGTCTGGAAGGGCGAAGAGGTGATCGAACTCACCTCCAGCACCGAGGAGCGCGTCAAGGCCGCGGTCGACGTGTTCAAGGAGAAACTGATCCGCCGCGACATCTCGATGAAGGCCTTCGACGCCGGCGAGCCGCAGGCCAGCGGCAAGACCTACAAGGTGTCCGGCGACATCAAGCAGGGCATCAGCAGCGAGGAGGCCAAGAAGATCACCAAGCTCATCCGCGACGACGGCCCCAAGGGCGTCAAGGCCCAGATCCAGGGCGAGGAGATTCGGGTCAGCTCGAAGAAGCGCGACGATCTGCAGGCCGTCCAGGCGCTGCTGCGTGGTGCCGACCTCGACGTGGCGCTGCAGTTCGTCAACTACCGCTGA